ACGAGCCGGAAAGATACGCCCTGGCTTCTTCGAACTCTGCGTCCGTGGCGGGATTGTCGCGGTATTCCCTCAGGAGGTCGACGAGCATGCGGATGGCGTCGGCGGTTTTTTCGGTGCGGGTGAAGGTACTGGCTTCGAAGATGCCGGCGAAGCGGCTGGGCTCGAAGTAGGAACTGGCGCCGTAGGTGAGCCCTTCGTTGGCGCGGAGCTTCATGTTGAGGCGCGAGTTGAAGCTGCCGCCGAAGATCTGGTTGCCGAGCTGGAGGGCGATGTAGTCGGGGTGGTTGCGCGGGATGCCGGCGTGGCCGACGGCGATCTGCGTCTGGTTTTCCGAGGGCATGTCGATGACGAGGACGCGGGGCTGCGGCTCGGGGGCGGGAGGGAGCGGCTCGTCGGCGGGACCCGTGGCGTTCCATGGGCCGAACCACTTTTCGGCGTACGCGAAGGCTTCCTCTGCGCCGAGGTCTCCGGCGATGACGAGCCAGGCGCGGTTGGGCGCGTAGAAGCGTTCGTAGAAAGACACGAGATCCTGGCGCGAGAGAGCGCCGAGGGTGTCCGGCGTGCCGTCGCCGGGGTAGGCGTAGGGATGGGCGCCGAGGATGGCCCGCGCCGCGGCGGCTCCGACAAGATACTGTGCGCTGGCGTACTGCACGGCCAGGGAGGAGAGGGCCTGCTGCTGCTGGCGGGCGATCTCTTCTTCGGCGAAGACGGGATGGCGGAGGATATCGGCCATCAGCTCGAATCCCAGGTCCGCGCAGGATTTCATGAACGCCATCGACACGGTCGCCACGTCGTTTCCCGCCGTTGCGTTCAGCTGGCCGCCGGCGCCGTCGACGGCGCGGGCGATGTCCTGCGAGCTGCGGGACTTCGTGCCTTCGCGCAGGAGCGCGGCCGTGAGGCTGGCGAGGCCGGCTTTTTCCGGCGGCGCATAGGCGTGGCCGGCGAGCACCTGAAGGGAGGCGGCCACGAGAGGCAGGCGGCGGTCTTCGACGAAGAAGACGCGCAGGCCGTTGGGGAGAGTGCGCGAGACGGCGCGCGGGAATTCATAGGGACGGGGCGGCGCCGGGGGCGGCGGCGCCACTCTGGAGGGGGTCTGAGCGTGAATCGTCATGAGAATCATCCAAAGGCCGGCGGTCCGGATCTTCACGGAGAATCCTCTGATCCGGCTATTTCCCGGCGCCGGGTGCGGGATGGATGAAGACGCGGGTCTGGCGTTCCGGCGCGAGGTAGGCGGCGACCACGCGCTGCACGTCGGCGGCGGTGACGCGGCGGTAATTTTCGATTTCGGTGTTATAGCGGGCGGGGGTCCCTGAGAAGGACGGCGCATTTGCCCAGAAAGTCGGCTTTGGCCTGCATGCTCTCTCGGTCGAGGATGAAGGAGGCGAGGATCTGGTTTTTCGCCTTGTCGAGCTCGTCCCGGGAGACGGGTTTTTCGGCCATTCCGGCGAGGATTTTTTCCATTTCCGAGAGGATTCCGCGGATGTCTTTGCCTGGATTGGCGATGGCGTAACTGAAAAAGAGCGAGGGGCCTTCGAGGAACAGCGCTTCGCCCTGGGCTGTCAGGGCCGTCTGATCCTCGTAGACGAGCTTGCGGTACAGGCGCGAACTCTGCCCGGCGGAAAGGATGGAGGCGGCGATTTCGAGGGCGTGGCTGTCGGGATGACCGGCCGGGGGCAGATGATAGGCGGCGACGACGGCGTCGAGGGGCGCCTTGGGGTCGGCGAGAGAGGCCTCGCGGCGGGCCTTCTGGGCGGGTTCCTTCGTCCGGACGCGGGGCACGGGCCTGCCGCGGGGGATGGGGCCGAAGTGCTTCTCCGCGAGCCGGAAAGCCTCGGCGGAGTCGAAATCGCCCACCAGAATCAGGGTGGCGTTGTTGGGGACGTAGTAGGTGGCGTGGAAGGCGCGCACGTCGGCCAGGGTGGCGCGGTCGAGGTCCTCGGCCGAGCCGATGGGGGAGTGGCGGTAGGGGTAGCGGATGTAGGCGTTGCGGAGGACCTCCTCGAGGAGGTTGCCGTAGGGGGGATTCTCGACGCGGAGGCGGCGTTCTTCCTTGACGACCTCGCGCTCTTTGCGGAAGTTCTCTTCGGAGACGTCGAGCGACGCCATGCGGTCGGCTTCGAGCCAGAGCATGCGTTCGAGGTAGTTGGAGGGGAACGTCTCCCAATAGACGGTGGTATCGAAGCCCGTATAGGCGTTGACGACGCCGCCCGCCTGGCGGACGAGGCGCATGTGCTCTTCAGGGCCCACGTTTTTCGAGCCGCGGAACATGATGTGCTCGAAGAGGTGGGCGAAGCCGGCGTGGCCGGGCTTTTCATCCTTGGAGCCGACGTGGTACCAGACCTGGAGGTTGATGACGGGACGCGAACGGTCCTCGGCGGCGACGATCTTGAGGCCGTTCTTGAGCGTCTTCTGCCGGATCTGGAGGGCAGGAGGGGTGTCCACGGCAGGCAGGTTGGCGGCGGTCATGAGCAGCATCCAGGAGACTCTTCGGGCGGCACGGCTGCCGCTTGGAAATCGGAGCATAGGGCGATGCGGAAAGCGAACCCCTTCCTTCGAGGGTAGCAGAAGCCTCCCGGGGCGGCGGGGTAGGAATCGGGCCGGATTTGTTTTATCTTTGTGCAAAGGGCCATGAATCTGCCCAATGCTCTGACCCTGCTCCGGATCTTCTTCGTGCCGCTGCTGGTGGCGGTGCTGGTGCAGGAGAAGGCTGTCTATGAAGTGGCGGGGCGGCAGATTTCGAACCAGATGGTGGCGCTGGTGATCTTTCTGGCGGCCGCGGGGACGGATCTTCTCGACGGCTACCTGGCGCGGCGCTGGAACCAGATCACGACAGTCGGCATGCTGCTGGACCCGATCGCCGATAAGCTGCTGGTATCGGCGGCGCTCATCTCGCTCGTGCAGATTCAACACGTCCCGAGCTGGATGGCGGTGCTGATCATCGGGCGGGAGTTCGCCGTGAGCGGGCTGCGGAGCATCGCAGCGGCGGAAGGGTTCACGATCCAGGCGAGCGATCTGGGCAAGACGAAGATGATCGCGCAGGTGGCGGCGATTGCGCTGACGCTGATGGCGGCGGACTGGCCGGGGCTGCAGCCGGCGGCGACGGCGGCGCTGTGGGGGGCGATGCTGTTCGGGCTGATTTCCGCCGCCGGGTACGCACGGGAGTTCTGGCGCCGGATCGATGAAAGCATCAAGGAGCGGCGCCGGATCGAGCTGCTGCGCCTGGAGCGGGAGCACCGGCGCGAGCTGCGCCGGCAGCGGAGGCTGGCGCGGCGGGGGCTGCTGAATCCCGTGATCTCGCGTCCGCCGGAATCGCCGGAGAAGGGCTGAGGGGCGGCGCACGGCGGCCGTCTCAGCGGAGTCCGGCCGCCGGGCTGGCAGGCGGGGTCACCTGCCGGCGGGTTGAGCTGCGGCGGGGCGGCCGGGCTTCGGGGGCGGGAAGGGGTAGACGTCGGGCACGACCTTCACGGCGGTGGTGAATTTCCAGCTGGAGCCGCCGGGGGTGGGGAAGGCGAATTCGAGGAACCCGGCGGCGAAGCCGCGGGCGGGTTTCGGAATTTCGGCGACATAGACGCCGTCGGCGCGGGGCTGGACGTCCACGCTCGTCCAGGCGCGGCCGATCGTCTCGAGGCGGAAGTCCCGGGCGCCGGGATTGGCGGCCGTCCAGAGTTTCACGGCGGAGGGACGGTCCTTGCAGACGGCCTCGATTTTTCCGTCGGGAGTGATTTTCCAGGAGAATTCCGGCCGTTTCCAGCCGCGGACGATGGACTCGTAAAAGGCCGCGAGGCTTTCGGCGGCGTCCGAGCGGCGGGTCACCCCGTGGTCGGTGTTGGGCACGTAACGCAGGTATTTCTCGCCCTTCAACTGGTCGAAATAGAATTGCGATGAATCCGGGACGAAGAACTGATCTCCGGCGGAATTGAGAATGAATTTCGGCATGACGAGGCGGTCGCGGTATTCGAAGGGCTCGACGATTTTCATGAGGCTGGCGAATTGCGGCGTGCCCATCCAGTCCATGACGCCGTGCTCGACGTAGTCGCTGACGGCGGGCGCCCAGAAGCCGTAGACGCGCCAGTGATGGATGAAGGACTGCTCGAGATTCAGCAGGTCAATCACTGCCGGGATGATCGCGACCACACGCCGGTCCACGGCGGCCGTCGTCCAGGTCGTCCAGCCGCGCTTGGAGCCGCCGGTGACGACCCAACGGGCGATCTTGGCGCCGCCTCCGGCTTCGGAGGCGATGAACTGCTGGACGGCGTCCATGGCGCGGACGGCGGCTTTGGTCATGGGCAGGCGTGCGGGCCAGCGCTCGTCGCCGGTCTCGAGGTAACGCTTCCAGGTGTAGGCGATGATGGCGTCCTCGGTGCGCTGGCGGGACTCGCCGAAGAAGCTGAGCGGCTGGTTGGGCACCTGGCGGAGCTCGGCGGTGACGGTGCGCGTGCGGCGCGCGATGATGGCGGCGATGGGATCGGCTTCTTTGGGCGGAGCGCTGCCGTTTCTTCCGCCTCCGATGAGGAGCAGCGCCACGTCGCTTTCCACGCGGTCCGGGCGGACGACGGCGAGGTGGTGGCGCCACTCGGTGCGGTCGACTTCGTCCGGCGCGAGCCAGTTCTGGGAGACCATTTCGAGGACGAAGGTGGTGACGCCGTTGCCGGGGATCGTGTTGACCAATTTCCACTGAAAGGCCGGATCCGGGGCGTGGACATAGCGGTCCAGAGGCGTTTCAGTTTTCGTCTGGGCAAAGGCAGATAGAGCAACTGCTGCGGCGATAATGAAAAGGCGTTTCATGCGAACCTTCCCATGATAGCCGATATACTGAAGCCGGAGAGCCATGTCGCATTCCAATCCCCTCGCCTACCTCACCGCGCAGCTTGAGGAGATGCGCGCCGCCGGAACGTATTACCGCCTGAGAGAGCTGGAAAGCGCCTGCGAGCCCGTGTGCCGGGCTGACGGGCGGGAGGTGATCAATCTCGCCTCGAACAATTATCTCGGGCTGGCGAACCACCCGAAGCTGAAAGAGGCGGCGATCCGCGCCGTGGAGCAGTACGGCGCCGGCACGGGCGCGGTGCGGACGATCACGGGCACGATGGCGATGCATATGGAGCTGGAGCGCCGGATCGCCGCGTTCAAGAACACGGAGGCGTGCGTGGTGTTCCAGAGCGGGTTCGCGGCGAACGCGGGCACGGTGAGCGCCATTCTCGGCCCCGACGATCACATCATCAGCGACGAGCTGAACCACGCGTCGATCATCGACGGCTGCCGGCTGTCGAAGGCGAAGATCCACGTTTTCCGGCACCGCGACGCGGCGCACGCGGCGGAGATTCTGGAGGGGCTGAAGGACGCCGGGGGGCGGAAGCTTCTGATCACGGACGGGGTGTTTTCGATGGACGGCGACATTGGTCCGCTGCCGGAGCTGGCGGAGCTGGCCGAAAAGCACGGGGCGATCATGATGGTGGACGACGCGCACGCCTCCGGGGTGCTGGGCCGCAACGGGCGCGGCACGGTGGACCATTTCGGGATGCACGGGCGGGTGCATGTGCAGGTGGGGACGCTGTCGAAGGCGATCGGGGTG
This DNA window, taken from Bryobacteraceae bacterium, encodes the following:
- a CDS encoding hypothetical protein (possible pseudo, internal stop codon, frameshifted) — protein: MKIRTAGLWMILMTIHAQTPSRVAPPPPAPPRPYEFPRAVSRTLPNGLRVFFVEDRRLPLVAASLQVLAGHAYAPPEKAGLASLTAALLREGTKSRSSQDIARAVDGAGGQLNATAGNDVATVSMAFMKSCADLGFELMADILRHPVFAEEEIARQQQQALSSLAVQYASAQYLVGAAAARAILGAHPYAYPGDGTPDTLGALSRQDLVSFYERFYAPNRAWLVIAGDLGAEEAFAYAEKWFGPWNATGPADEPLPPAPEPQPRVLVIDMPSENQTQIAVGHAGIPRNHPDYIALQLGNQIFGGSFNSRLNMKLRANEGLTYGASSYFEPSRFAGIFEASTFTRTEKTADAIRMLVDLLREYRDNPATDAEFEEARAYLSGSFAIATETASSVAARVLAAEVNGLGSDYWQRYRQRLDRLTRADVEAAVRRFLQPDRLAITAVGDAKQFAEALAAYGPVRVIPLSELDLTAPDLVRPKR
- a CDS encoding PhoPQ-activated pathogenicity protein encodes the protein MKRLFIIAAAVALSAFAQTKTETPLDRYVHAPDPAFQWKLVNTIPGNGVTTFVLEMVSQNWLAPDEVDRTEWRHHLAVVRPDRVESDVALLLIGGGRNGSAPPKEADPIAAIIARRTRTVTAELRQVPNQPLSFFGESRQRTEDAIIAYTWKRYLETGDERWPARLPMTKAAVRAMDAVQQFIASEAGGGAKIARWVVTGGSKRGWTTWTTAAVDRRVVAIIPAVIDLLNLEQSFIHHWRVYGFWAPAVSDYVEHGVMDWMGTPQFASLMKIVEPFEYRDRLVMPKFILNSAGDQFFVPDSSQFYFDQLKGEKYLRYVPNTDHGVTRRSDAAESLAAFYESIVRGWKRPEFSWKITPDGKIEAVCKDRPSAVKLWTAANPGARDFRLETIGRAWTSVDVQPRADGVYVAEIPKPARGFAAGFLEFAFPTPGGSSWKFTTAVKVVPDVYPFPPPKPGRPAAAQPAGR
- the kbl gene encoding 8-amino-7-oxononanoate synthase 1; the protein is MSHSNPLAYLTAQLEEMRAAGTYYRLRELESACEPVCRADGREVINLASNNYLGLANHPKLKEAAIRAVEQYGAGTGAVRTITGTMAMHMELERRIAAFKNTEACVVFQSGFAANAGTVSAILGPDDHIISDELNHASIIDGCRLSKAKIHVFRHRDAAHAAEILEGLKDAGGRKLLITDGVFSMDGDIGPLPELAELAEKHGAIMMVDDAHASGVLGRNGRGTVDHFGMHGRVHVQVGTLSKAIGVLGGYVCGSRDLIEYLYHRARPFLFSTSHPPAVTAACMAAFEILEQEPERIERLWDNTRYFKEALRAQGFDTGASETPITPIMVGEAATAHRFSAELFEEGLWATGIGFPTVPRGKARVRTIVTAAHTREQLDRAVEILARVARRMGILAA
- a CDS encoding CDP-diacylglycerol--glycerol-3-phosphate 3-phosphatidyltransferase, translated to MNLPNALTLLRIFFVPLLVAVLVQEKAVYEVAGRQISNQMVALVIFLAAAGTDLLDGYLARRWNQITTVGMLLDPIADKLLVSAALISLVQIQHVPSWMAVLIIGREFAVSGLRSIAAAEGFTIQASDLGKTKMIAQVAAIALTLMAADWPGLQPAATAALWGAMLFGLISAAGYAREFWRRIDESIKERRRIELLRLEREHRRELRRQRRLARRGLLNPVISRPPESPEKG
- a CDS encoding peptidase M16 (possible pseudo, frameshifted): MLLMTAANLPAVDTPPALQIRQKTLKNGLKIVAAEDRSRPVINLQVWYHVGSKDEKPGHAGFAHLFEHIMFRGSKNVGPEEHMRLVRQAGGVVNAYTGFDTTVYWETFPSNYLERMLWLEADRMASLDVSEENFRKEREVVKEERRLRVENPPYGNLLEEVLRNAYIRYPYRHSPIGSAEDLDRATLADVRAFHATYYVPNNATLILVGDFDSAEAFRLAEKHFGPIPRGRPVPRVRTKEPAQKARREASLADPKAPLDAVVAAYHLPPAGHPDSHALEIAASILSAGQSSRLYRKLVYEDQTALTAQGEALFLEGPSLFFSYAIANPGKDIRGILSEMEKILAGMAEKPVSRDELDKAKNQILASFILDRESMQAKADFLGKCAVLLRDPRPL